From the genome of Parazoarcus communis, one region includes:
- the erpA gene encoding iron-sulfur cluster insertion protein ErpA has product MNAEVETPDILVFTDNAAGKVRELIEEEGNPSLKLRVFVSGGGCSGFQYGFTFDEEVNEDDTTFEKNGVMLLVDPMSYQYLVGAEIDYTEGLEGSQFVIRNPNATSTCGCGSSFSA; this is encoded by the coding sequence ATGAACGCTGAAGTTGAAACCCCGGACATCCTGGTATTTACCGATAACGCAGCCGGCAAGGTGCGCGAGCTGATCGAAGAAGAGGGCAACCCTTCGCTCAAGCTTCGCGTGTTTGTGAGCGGTGGTGGTTGCTCCGGCTTCCAGTACGGTTTCACTTTCGATGAGGAAGTGAATGAGGATGACACGACGTTCGAGAAGAATGGCGTGATGCTGCTGGTTGACCCGATGAGTTACCAGTACCTTGTCGGTGCTGAAATCGATTACACGGAAGGCCTCGAAGGGTCGCAGTTTGTCATTCGTAACCCGAATGCAACCAGCACCTGCGGTTGTGGGTCTTCGTTCTCGGCCTGA
- the rpsI gene encoding 30S ribosomal protein S9, whose protein sequence is MAVTYNYGTGRRKTAVARVFIKPGSGNIVVNGKPVDEFFSRETGRMIVRQPLVLTGNEDRFDIMVNVVGGGESGQAGAVRHGITRALIDYSADLKPDLRTAGLVTRDAREVERKKVGLRKARRAKQFSKR, encoded by the coding sequence ATGGCTGTGACTTACAACTACGGTACCGGTCGCCGCAAGACCGCGGTCGCCCGTGTATTCATCAAGCCGGGCTCCGGCAACATCGTCGTCAATGGCAAGCCCGTTGATGAGTTCTTTTCCCGTGAAACCGGCCGCATGATCGTGCGTCAGCCGCTGGTGCTTACCGGCAACGAAGATCGCTTTGACATCATGGTCAACGTGGTTGGCGGTGGTGAGTCCGGTCAGGCAGGTGCCGTGCGTCACGGCATCACCCGTGCGCTGATCGATTACAGTGCCGACCTGAAGCCGGATCTGCGTACCGCAGGCCTGGTGACTCGCGATGCACGTGAAGTCGAGCGTAAGAAAGTCGGCCTGCGTAAAGCACGTCGCGCCAAGCAGTTCTCGAAGCGCTAA
- the rplM gene encoding 50S ribosomal protein L13, whose protein sequence is MKTFSAKPHEVQRDWFVVDGTDKVLGRLASEVARRLRGKHKSIYTPHIDTGDFIVVVNVEKLRVTGNKALDKKYYRHSGYPGGIYETNFTKLQQRFPERVLEKAVKGMLPKGPLGYAMLKKLKCYAGAEHPHAAQQPKVLEI, encoded by the coding sequence ATGAAAACGTTTTCTGCCAAGCCGCACGAAGTACAGCGCGACTGGTTCGTTGTCGACGGCACGGACAAGGTGCTTGGCCGTCTTGCTTCCGAAGTGGCCCGCCGCCTGCGTGGCAAGCACAAGTCCATTTACACGCCGCACATCGATACCGGTGACTTCATTGTCGTCGTGAACGTCGAGAAGCTGCGCGTGACCGGCAACAAGGCGCTGGACAAGAAGTATTATCGCCACTCCGGCTACCCGGGCGGTATCTACGAGACCAACTTCACCAAGCTGCAGCAGCGCTTCCCCGAGCGCGTGCTGGAAAAAGCCGTGAAAGGCATGCTGCCGAAGGGTCCGCTGGGTTATGCCATGCTGAAGAAGCTGAAGTGCTATGCCGGTGCCGAGCACCCGCATGCCGCCCAGCAGCCGAAAGTTCTCGAGATCTGA